One Elgaria multicarinata webbii isolate HBS135686 ecotype San Diego chromosome 7, rElgMul1.1.pri, whole genome shotgun sequence DNA window includes the following coding sequences:
- the LOC134401986 gene encoding mas-related G-protein coupled receptor member H-like, with protein sequence MMNNSNLTSLSSLEAREECYETCNGTAIPTDNSSGHNLNGYSLQDLIFFLAICLICSFGLLGNGNVLWLLGFRMKRNPFTTFILNLAVADFGVLLCLFILSIFSILGTFTNVFFDLLIWQFLVLSFYSIHNISQVLLAAISIERCVSVLFPIWHRCHRPTHLSTTVCALIWVISSSLFAIPSTLSLTNQFSTPVKIGYLYIATCFLCLPLMAISSLILFIKVCFKSQKNQRRRLIRTILLTLLFFLVFAFPLSATHFINIFVIESMHYRHLFHYSYIGASLNSSVNPLIYFLVGRKKKSQSRETMKAILQRVFKEEEEILESTV encoded by the coding sequence ATGATGAACAATTCCAACCTGACATCCCTTTCCTCTTTGGAGGCTAGAGAGGAGTGTTATGAAACATGCAATGGAACTGCAATTCCAACCGATAATAGCTCAGGTCACAACTTAAATGGATATTCTTTACAGGACCTTATTTTCTTTTTGGCAATTTGTTTAATCTGCAGTTTTGGACTTCTTGGGAATGGAAACGTCCTCTGGCTTCTTGGCTTCCGCATGAAGAGGAATCCTTTCACCACCTTCATCCTGAATTTGGCTGTTGCTGACTTTGGGGTCCTTCTATGCTTATTTATACTTTCTATATTTTCCATTCTAGGGACATTTACAAATGTATTTTTCGATTTGTTGATATGGCAGTTCTTAGTATTATCCTTTTACTCCATACACAACATTAGCCAAGTCCTTTTGGCAGCCATCAGCATCGAGAGGTGTGTGTCTGTCCTCTTCCCAATTTGGCATCGATGTCACCGGCCAACACACCTGTCCACCACTGTGTGTGCTCTCATATGGGTCATCTCCTCCTCGCTCTTTGCAATTCCCAGCACTCTCAGTCTGACAAATCAGTTCAGCACACCTGTCAAAATAGGCTACCTGTATATTGCGACTTGCTTTCTTTGCCTTCCCCTCATGGCTATCTCCTCTCTCATCCTTTTTATCAAAGTCTGTTTTAAATCACAAAAGAATCAGCGGAGGAGACTTATAAGAACAATCTTGCTtactctcctcttcttccttgtaTTTGCTTTTCCACTTAGTGCTACTCACTTCATTAACATTTTTGTAATTGAATCCATGCATTATAGACATCTATTTCACTATAGCTACATAGGTGCCTCCCTAAACAGCAGTGTTAATCCACTGATTTATTTCCTGGttgggagaaagaagaagagcCAGTCTAGGGAGACTATGAAGGCTATCCTCCAGAGAGTtttcaaggaagaggaggaaatattggaatccacagtttaa
- the LOC134401987 gene encoding LOW QUALITY PROTEIN: proto-oncogene Mas-like (The sequence of the model RefSeq protein was modified relative to this genomic sequence to represent the inferred CDS: deleted 1 base in 1 codon), giving the protein MKLISDATLPPIFIFHYIHPWNIFFLPVIVVVICILGLVGNGNVIWLLGFKIKRNSFTIYILNLAVADVGVLISLLMIVLHFIFKGFLIELFVDYPLFLMFYELFTLTYSSGQLLLTTISIERCVSVLFPIWHRCHHPSHLSTTLCAFIWVLTFLLCGTNFTISTMSDYNTSIQKYKFIINALLCLSLLTFSSLALFIKICFKSKQRKRGKLLTAILFALLFFLILAFPLTAFYLISNLLNRVFVDFFIIGILCSSLNSSVNPLIYFLVGRNKKAQSRESMKIILQRVFKEEEDSREQMEPWGPTQA; this is encoded by the exons ATGAAACTGATCTCAGATGCAACACTTCCTCCAATTTTTATTTTCCACTATATACACCCTTGGAATATATTTTTTCTCCCTGTCATTGTGGTAGTTATCTGCATTTTGGGACTTGTGGGAAATGGAAATGTCATTTGGCTTCTTGGCTTTAAAATTAAGAGGAACTCTTTCACCATCTACATCCTAAATCTGGCTGTTGCTGATGTTGGGGTCCTTATATCCCTACTCATGATAgtcctacattttatttttaagggattTCTGATAGAATTATTTGTGGATTATCct ttgtttttgatgttttatGAGCTATTTACATTGACATACAGCTCCGGACAGCTTCTTTTGACCACCATCAGCATAGAGAGGTGTGTTTCTGTCCTCTTCCCCATTTGGCATCGGTGCCATCACCCCTCACACCTGTCCACCACTCTGTGTGCCTTCATATGGGTCCTTACCTTCCTCCTCTGTGGAACTAACTTCACCATCTCCACTATGTCTGACTATAATACGAGTATCCAAAAGTACAAATTTATTATCAATGCCTTGCTTTGCCTCTCGCTCCTGACATTCTCCAGTCTGGCCCTCTTCATCAAAATCTGCTTTAAATCAAAACAACGAAAGCGGGGGAAACTTTTAACAGCCATCTTGTTTGCACTGCTCTTCTTTCTGATCTTGGCTTTCCCACTGACTGCCTTTTACCTCATCAGTAATTTGCTTAACAGGGTATTTGTTGATTTCTTTATTATTGGCATCTTGTGTTCCTCCTTAAACAGCAGTGTGAACCCACTGATTTATTTCCTTGTGGGAAGAAACAAGAAGGCTCAGTCTAGGGAGAGCATGAAAATCATACTCCAGAGGGTTTTCAAAGAGGAGGAAGACAGTAGAGAGCAAATGGAACCCTGGGGTCCAACtcaggcctaa